The Chloroflexota bacterium genome contains a region encoding:
- a CDS encoding AAC(3) family N-acetyltransferase: protein MSAPSGRVIRTGPELTSGLERLGVPRGGLVMFHSSLRSIGTVEGGADRVVDALLAAIGPEGTLVAPTFTGQYHEPGFVFDPAETPVTTGAIPNHVFRRPEARRTIHIVQTVAAIGPLRDTIIDAGGDDGWDAQPSMRAIFDLDGWFLLLGVPYQNLTAGHFMEQEIGSHRRPRAVEGLQRLSDGRVVPLHSEAWGPDPSFPGMPERSYDFNRLGEGLEQRGLVKRGAVGNAIARLFRARDLERTAREMFAADPELFFIADGRLTPLQYGVTWTIPEGRHTGAQLCVVDPAGVYQPHTK from the coding sequence GTGAGCGCGCCTTCCGGCCGCGTGATTCGCACCGGCCCGGAGTTGACCTCCGGCCTCGAACGGCTGGGAGTGCCGCGCGGCGGCCTGGTGATGTTTCACAGCTCATTGCGCAGCATCGGCACGGTCGAGGGTGGGGCGGATAGGGTGGTCGACGCGTTGCTGGCGGCGATTGGCCCCGAGGGAACGCTCGTCGCGCCCACCTTCACGGGCCAATACCACGAGCCGGGCTTTGTGTTCGACCCGGCGGAGACGCCGGTGACGACCGGCGCCATTCCCAACCACGTCTTCCGCCGCCCGGAGGCCCGCCGCACAATCCACATCGTGCAGACCGTGGCCGCCATCGGGCCGCTGCGCGACACGATCATCGACGCCGGCGGCGATGACGGCTGGGACGCACAGCCGTCCATGCGCGCGATATTCGACCTCGACGGGTGGTTCCTGCTGCTGGGCGTGCCCTATCAAAACCTCACCGCCGGTCACTTCATGGAGCAGGAGATCGGGTCCCACCGCCGCCCGCGCGCCGTGGAAGGACTCCAGCGCCTGTCGGACGGGCGCGTGGTTCCGCTGCACAGCGAGGCGTGGGGACCCGACCCAAGCTTTCCCGGCATGCCCGAGCGCAGCTACGACTTCAACCGATTGGGCGAAGGCCTGGAACAGCGCGGCTTGGTGAAGCGCGGCGCCGTGGGCAACGCCATTGCCCGCCTCTTCCGCGCCCGCGACCTGGAGCGGACCGCACGGGAGATGTTCGCCGCCGACCCGGAGCTGTTCTTCATCGCCGACGGCCGGTTGACGCCGCTCCAATACGGCGTGACCTGGACCATTCCCGAGGGCCGCCACACCGGCGCCCAGCTCTGCGTGGTCGATCCGGCGGGGGTGTACCAGCCTCA